Proteins encoded within one genomic window of Minwuia thermotolerans:
- a CDS encoding alpha/beta fold hydrolase, with product MSVPAPRIADGGFGRIEYFELGHGPAILALHASGAGAPTLLPLAETWAARGHRVVVPAFDGYGGTRVSAGDDAIERHCTVLATMLARESGPAKLFGHSMGGLVALIAAARGHDGIASIAAVEPVAIGVLREHPEDAPALAPDDEAVARIAPAMAEGRHEDAIRDFISLWNGQPWAEMPERMRTAILRQAPQIHADTASGALKHVHAGFYATIDVPVTLIETEHGPEAAKAVIQRLREVLPQAGYERIAGVGHMGPVTQPALFAHLF from the coding sequence TTGAGCGTTCCCGCGCCCCGGATCGCCGACGGCGGGTTCGGCCGCATCGAATATTTCGAACTGGGCCACGGTCCGGCGATCCTGGCGCTCCACGCCTCCGGCGCCGGCGCGCCGACCCTGCTGCCATTGGCGGAGACCTGGGCCGCGCGGGGTCACCGCGTCGTCGTTCCCGCCTTCGACGGCTATGGCGGCACGCGCGTTTCAGCCGGCGATGACGCCATCGAGCGCCATTGCACGGTACTTGCGACCATGCTGGCGCGGGAAAGCGGGCCCGCGAAACTGTTCGGGCATTCCATGGGCGGGCTGGTGGCGCTGATCGCCGCCGCGCGCGGCCATGACGGCATTGCCTCGATAGCCGCCGTCGAGCCGGTAGCGATCGGCGTATTGCGGGAACATCCCGAGGACGCCCCGGCGCTCGCGCCCGATGACGAGGCGGTCGCCAGGATCGCGCCGGCAATGGCCGAAGGCCGTCACGAGGACGCGATCCGCGATTTCATATCGTTGTGGAACGGCCAGCCCTGGGCGGAAATGCCCGAACGCATGCGGACCGCGATCCTGCGTCAGGCGCCGCAGATTCATGCCGACACCGCCTCGGGCGCGCTGAAACACGTCCACGCCGGCTTCTACGCCACGATCGACGTCCCCGTCACCCTGATCGAAACAGAGCATGGCCCCGAGGCCGCGAAGGCGGTCATCCAGCGACTGCGCGAGGTCCTGCCCCAGGCTGGGTACGAGCGCATCGCCGGTGTCGGTCACATGGGACCGGTCACGCAGCCGGCGCTTTTCGCGCACCTCTTCTGA
- a CDS encoding M23 family metallopeptidase yields MTAFARMWGRVYRDRQIFVRTDGRLRFLRVSSGLQIFVSGVALGTLLWAGIATWTASEQQAMLVQSRERMGALERDRTRLGGELGAVRAQYSNATTEIVRQYRELHRLIATRGVLERDLVQAQTRLAEVETAFHVALNESRELDQHLGHLRQRLQVSVASNHLMETRLREAASALAGANRGRQQEAERRRAYESRLSALESALMQSTANQDVVRQRLYEQQQAIETVEGSRDVARAEIRQMSSRIAALTSDLDQTQRSNASLRKRLASTADALTRTHEEQIEAERKGYRLASTVSSLEGRLDQVRQTQLELLRGIRSKAQRNIAALEATLQMTEIPLNELLEATHAYRPGIGGPMIALDDEGLAEDESFESMVGTLEMDLLRWEAMQELLENAPLARPTTTGYVSSEFGPRKDPITGRRAVHKGIDIAAPARTPIYATARGLVTFAGRKSAYGRLVEIDHGYGFVTRYAHLRSIDVEAGQSVEFHDQVGTMGSSGRSTGSHVHYEVLFQGEQVDPSNFLRAGRYVFKVKDASG; encoded by the coding sequence GTGACAGCCTTTGCGCGCATGTGGGGCCGGGTCTACCGGGACCGACAGATATTCGTGCGAACCGACGGCCGGCTGCGCTTCCTGCGCGTCTCATCCGGCCTGCAGATCTTTGTGAGCGGCGTGGCTCTCGGCACCCTGCTCTGGGCTGGCATCGCCACATGGACCGCCAGCGAGCAGCAGGCCATGCTGGTGCAGAGCCGGGAACGCATGGGCGCGCTGGAGCGGGACCGCACCCGGCTGGGCGGCGAACTGGGGGCCGTGCGCGCCCAGTACTCCAACGCGACCACCGAGATCGTCCGTCAGTACCGCGAGCTGCACCGCCTGATCGCCACGCGCGGCGTGCTGGAGCGGGATCTCGTTCAGGCCCAGACCCGTCTGGCCGAAGTCGAGACCGCATTCCACGTTGCATTGAACGAAAGCCGGGAACTCGACCAGCATCTCGGGCATCTACGGCAGCGTCTCCAGGTCAGCGTCGCCTCCAACCACCTCATGGAGACCCGTCTGCGGGAAGCCGCGTCGGCACTGGCCGGCGCGAACCGCGGACGCCAGCAAGAGGCGGAACGCCGACGCGCCTATGAGAGCCGCCTTAGCGCCCTGGAAAGCGCGCTGATGCAGAGCACCGCCAATCAGGACGTGGTCCGACAGCGGCTCTACGAACAGCAGCAGGCGATCGAAACCGTGGAGGGTTCCCGCGACGTCGCCCGCGCCGAAATCCGCCAGATGTCGTCGCGCATCGCCGCACTGACCTCCGATCTCGACCAGACCCAACGCTCCAACGCTTCGCTGCGCAAACGCCTGGCCTCGACCGCCGATGCGCTGACCCGCACCCACGAGGAACAGATCGAGGCGGAGCGCAAGGGCTATCGTCTTGCCAGTACCGTCTCATCCCTGGAAGGCCGGCTCGATCAGGTGCGCCAGACGCAGCTCGAACTGCTGCGCGGCATTCGATCCAAGGCGCAGCGCAACATCGCCGCGCTGGAAGCAACGCTGCAGATGACCGAGATCCCGCTGAATGAGCTGCTGGAGGCCACCCATGCCTACCGGCCCGGCATCGGCGGACCGATGATCGCCCTGGACGACGAGGGTCTCGCCGAGGACGAGAGCTTCGAATCCATGGTCGGCACCCTGGAAATGGATCTGCTGCGCTGGGAGGCGATGCAGGAGCTGCTGGAGAACGCGCCCCTCGCCCGGCCCACGACGACGGGTTATGTTTCCAGTGAGTTCGGCCCCCGCAAGGACCCCATCACGGGGCGCCGTGCGGTGCACAAGGGCATCGATATCGCAGCTCCGGCGCGCACGCCGATCTACGCCACCGCGCGGGGCCTGGTGACCTTCGCGGGGCGCAAGTCGGCCTATGGCCGGCTGGTCGAGATCGATCACGGCTATGGTTTCGTCACCCGCTACGCCCATCTCCGCTCCATCGATGTGGAGGCCGGCCAGAGCGTCGAGTTCCACGATCAGGTCGGCACGATGGGCTCCAGCGGACGCAGTACGGGAAGTCACGTCCACTATGAGGTACTGTTCCAGGGCGAGCAGGTCGATCCATCCAATTTCCTGAGGGCAGGTCGTTATGTTTTCAAAGTCAAGGACGCCAGCGGATAA
- the panC gene encoding pantoate--beta-alanine ligase, protein MNLKTVRTVAALREAVRGWRAAGESVGLVPTMGWLHDGHMSLVRNSMVQNDRTVVSIFVNPKQFDRATDLEAYPRDEARDAALLDAAGADVLWAPEAGEMYPDGFSTSVNVSGLTDCLCGASRPGHFGGVAVVVTKLLLQCLADRAYFGRKDYQQLMVVRRMARDLNIPTEIRGIDTVRETDGLAMSSRNWYLTESERAAAPTLFRVLTDIAEAAGQGEDVRRAIDRGKRHLDRAGFGQLDYLEVRDAETLELTTRPTQPARAFAAVFLGKARLIDNVPVDPAA, encoded by the coding sequence ATGAATCTCAAGACCGTCAGGACGGTGGCGGCGCTGCGTGAGGCCGTACGCGGCTGGCGCGCCGCTGGAGAGAGCGTGGGGCTGGTGCCGACCATGGGCTGGCTGCACGACGGCCACATGTCGCTGGTGCGCAATTCGATGGTCCAGAACGATCGCACGGTCGTGTCGATCTTCGTCAATCCGAAACAGTTCGACAGGGCTACCGACCTGGAGGCCTATCCCCGGGACGAAGCACGCGACGCGGCGCTGCTCGACGCGGCGGGCGCGGATGTGCTGTGGGCGCCCGAGGCCGGGGAAATGTATCCGGACGGCTTCTCGACCTCCGTCAATGTGAGCGGGTTGACCGACTGTCTCTGCGGGGCGTCCCGACCGGGCCATTTCGGCGGCGTGGCCGTGGTCGTCACCAAGCTGCTGCTGCAATGCCTGGCGGACCGCGCCTATTTCGGCCGCAAGGATTATCAGCAGCTCATGGTGGTCCGCCGCATGGCCCGCGACCTGAACATCCCGACGGAGATCCGCGGTATCGACACGGTGCGCGAAACCGACGGCCTCGCCATGTCGTCGCGCAACTGGTACCTGACCGAATCCGAGCGCGCCGCGGCTCCCACCCTGTTCCGGGTGCTGACCGACATCGCCGAAGCCGCCGGCCAGGGCGAGGACGTGCGCCGCGCCATCGACCGGGGGAAGAGGCATCTCGACCGCGCCGGCTTCGGCCAGCTCGACTACCTCGAGGTGCGGGATGCCGAGACCCTCGAACTGACGACGCGGCCGACGCAGCCGGCGCGCGCCTTTGCCGCCGTCTTTCTCGGCAAGGCGCGGCTGATCGACAACGTGCCCGTGGATCCGGCCGCTTGA
- the infC gene encoding translation initiation factor IF-3, which produces MQSAPVRDGPRANDMIDSREIRLIDHEGNNHGVVATVDALKAARTIGLDLVEVSPTAKPPVCKLMDLGKYKYEEQKKANVARKKQKTVDVKEIKMRPNIDDHDYTTKMKKVVEFIGDGDKVKVTMRFRGREMAHQELGLNVMKRVQEEMAETAKVEQHPKTEGRQMIMVLAPR; this is translated from the coding sequence ATGCAATCAGCGCCGGTCCGGGACGGACCCCGCGCGAACGACATGATCGACAGCAGGGAAATCAGACTGATCGATCATGAGGGAAACAACCACGGGGTCGTGGCCACCGTTGACGCGCTCAAGGCTGCGCGCACGATCGGGCTGGACCTCGTTGAGGTGTCTCCCACTGCGAAGCCGCCTGTCTGCAAGCTGATGGACCTCGGAAAGTACAAGTACGAGGAGCAGAAGAAGGCGAACGTCGCGCGAAAGAAACAGAAGACCGTCGATGTCAAGGAAATCAAGATGCGTCCGAACATCGACGATCATGATTACACAACCAAGATGAAGAAGGTCGTCGAGTTCATCGGTGACGGCGACAAGGTGAAGGTCACCATGCGCTTCCGCGGCCGCGAGATGGCGCACCAGGAACTCGGTCTGAACGTGATGAAGCGCGTTCAGGAGGAGATGGCCGAAACCGCCAAGGTGGAACAGCACCCCAAGACCGAGGGCCGCCAGATGATCATGGTTCTCGCTCCGCGCTGA
- a CDS encoding bactofilin family protein: MFSKSRTPADKPAVRASAAPSLINRGLAITGDLHSDGEIQIDGEVTGDINCNQLVIGESATVRGEIIAEAVTIRGEVNGRVRGSEVSLSKTAKVVGDILHRSLAMEAGAHLEGQVRKVDDPRAPLPTSMPKLLQTGSDKADKDSRVKES; the protein is encoded by the coding sequence ATGTTTTCAAAGTCAAGGACGCCAGCGGATAAGCCCGCAGTCAGGGCCTCGGCGGCCCCTTCCCTGATCAATCGCGGCCTGGCGATAACCGGCGATCTCCACAGCGACGGCGAGATCCAGATCGACGGCGAGGTCACCGGCGACATCAACTGCAACCAGCTCGTCATCGGCGAGAGCGCAACCGTCAGGGGCGAGATCATTGCCGAGGCAGTGACGATCCGCGGCGAGGTGAATGGCCGGGTCCGCGGCTCCGAAGTCAGCCTCTCCAAGACCGCGAAGGTGGTCGGCGACATTCTCCACCGCAGCCTCGCCATGGAGGCTGGCGCCCATCTGGAAGGCCAGGTCCGCAAGGTCGACGATCCGCGCGCGCCGCTGCCGACATCGATGCCCAAGCTGCTGCAGACCGGCTCCGACAAGGCCGACAAGGACAGCCGGGTCAAGGAAAGCTGA
- a CDS encoding peroxiredoxin, whose protein sequence is MSGKPEAGDKAPDFTMAADGGREISLKELQGRNVVLYFYPRDDTPGCTREAIAFTGLANEFEAANTVVIGVSRDTVAKHEKFKAKHDLGVILAADEDGSVSESYGVWVEKNMYGRKSMGIERSTFLIDPAGHLSKVWRKVKVPGHAEAVLEAVRGG, encoded by the coding sequence ATGAGCGGCAAACCGGAGGCGGGCGACAAGGCCCCCGATTTCACCATGGCGGCGGACGGCGGCCGCGAGATCAGCCTGAAGGAGCTTCAGGGCCGGAACGTGGTTCTGTATTTCTATCCGCGCGATGACACGCCGGGCTGCACCAGGGAGGCGATCGCCTTCACCGGCCTGGCCAATGAATTCGAGGCGGCCAATACGGTCGTGATCGGGGTCTCGCGCGACACGGTCGCCAAGCACGAGAAGTTCAAGGCCAAGCACGATCTCGGCGTCATCCTCGCCGCCGACGAGGACGGTTCGGTCAGCGAGTCCTATGGTGTCTGGGTCGAGAAGAACATGTATGGCCGAAAGTCGATGGGGATCGAGCGCTCCACGTTCCTGATCGATCCCGCAGGTCATCTGTCGAAGGTCTGGCGCAAGGTCAAGGTACCCGGACATGCCGAGGCGGTGCTGGAGGCCGTCCGGGGCGGATGA
- a CDS encoding ferritin-like domain-containing protein, producing MNDGDSLTAAACAVLKTSDPTSKAGAARSLGRRWRAGELAGTGGDIPPDRPGRPERPELRAPRDMPKRRKAGAGHSRIALLHAIAHIELNAIDLAVDMVARFAPVVADDAFVDDWLGVADDEARHFNMLAGRLADFGAAYGDLPAHDGLWEAASSTAHDACARLAVAHMVLEARGLDVTPAMVARLRRAGDDVSADILQIIHDEEIGHVAAGARWFDRLARSRGREPQSYWRELVAHNFRGGLKPPFNIEARRRAGMPPELYDPATFPGPNRGN from the coding sequence ATGAACGATGGCGACAGTCTGACAGCGGCGGCCTGCGCCGTACTGAAGACTTCGGACCCGACATCGAAAGCCGGGGCCGCGCGATCGCTCGGGCGCCGCTGGCGGGCGGGTGAACTGGCCGGGACGGGCGGCGATATCCCTCCCGACCGACCGGGCCGGCCCGAGCGGCCCGAACTTCGCGCGCCCCGCGACATGCCGAAGCGCCGCAAGGCCGGCGCCGGGCACTCCCGAATCGCCTTGCTGCACGCCATCGCCCACATCGAACTCAACGCCATCGACCTCGCCGTCGACATGGTGGCCCGGTTCGCGCCCGTCGTCGCAGACGACGCCTTCGTCGATGACTGGCTGGGGGTGGCCGACGACGAGGCGCGGCACTTCAACATGCTCGCCGGCCGGCTGGCCGATTTCGGCGCCGCCTATGGCGACCTTCCGGCCCATGACGGGTTGTGGGAGGCGGCTTCGTCCACGGCGCACGATGCCTGCGCGCGGTTGGCTGTCGCCCACATGGTGCTGGAGGCGCGCGGCCTCGACGTGACGCCGGCGATGGTGGCGCGGCTGCGGCGCGCCGGCGACGACGTAAGTGCCGATATCCTGCAGATCATTCACGACGAGGAGATCGGGCACGTGGCCGCCGGCGCGCGATGGTTCGACCGGCTGGCCAGATCGCGCGGACGGGAACCGCAGTCCTACTGGCGCGAACTCGTGGCGCACAATTTTCGCGGCGGCCTGAAACCGCCGTTCAATATCGAGGCCCGCCGCCGCGCGGGAATGCCGCCGGAATTGTACGATCCCGCTACCTTCCCGGGGCCGAATCGAGGAAACTGA